DNA from Stenotrophomonas acidaminiphila:
CGCCATGATCGCCACGAACGATTCCATCAGCATGCCGCCGTAGCCGATGTAGGCGGCGTGGCCTTCGTTGGCCAGCAGCTTGGGCGTGGTGCCGGAGGAAATCAGCGCATGGAAGCCGGACACCGCACCGCAGGCGATGGTGATGAACAGGAACGGGAACATGCCGCCCTTCCATACCGGGCCGCTGCCGTCGGTGAACTGGGTCAGCGCCGGCATCTTCAGTTCCGGCATCACGATCAGGATACCGATCGCCAGGCCGACGATGGTGCCGATCTTGAGGAAGGTGGACAGGTAGTCGCGCGGTGCCAGCAGCAGCCACACCGGCAACACCGCGGCGACGAAACCATAGCCGATCAGCATCCAGGTGATCTGCACGCCGGTGAAGGTGAACATCGGCCCCAGCACCGGGTCGGCGGCGACCCTGCCGCCGTACCAGATCGCCGCCAGCAGCAGGACCAGGCCGACGAGGGAGATCTCGCCGATCTTGCCCGGGCGGATGTAGCGCATGTACAGCCCCATCAGGATGGCGATGGGCATCGTGGCCATGACCGTGAACATGCCCCAGGGGCTGTCGGCCAGCGCCTTGACCACGATCATCGCCAGCACCGCGAGGATGATGATCATGATCATGAACACGCCGAACAGGGCGATGGTGCCGGGCACCGGCCCCATTTCCTCGCGCACCAGGTCACCGAGCGAACGGCCATTGCGGCGGCTGGAGATGAACAGGATCATGAAGTCCTGCACCGCGCCGGCCAGCACCACGCCGGCGATCAGCCACAGCGTGCCTGGCAGGTAGCCCATCTGCGCGGCGAGCACCGGGCCCACCAGCGGGCCGGCGCCGGCGATCGCGGCGAAGTGGTGGCCGAACAGCACGTGCTTGTTGGTCGGCACGTAATCCAGGCCGTCGTTGTGGATCACCGCCGGGGTGGCGCGGGTCGGGTCCACGCCCAGCACCTTGTTGGCGATGAACAGCCCGTAGTAGCGGAACGCGACCAGGTACAGCGACACCGCCGCGGCCACGATCCACAATGCGTTGATGTGTTCGCCGCGGCGCAGCGCCACGACACCCAGGCAGAATGCGCCGATCAGGGACAGCAGCGCCCAGCCGGCCTTGGAGAAACCTTTCATCGAGTCACCTCGCGGGAAGACCGTTGCAAGAGTCCTCCCGCCGCGGCCGGGGGTCAACGCTCCGGCGCCCCGGCGGCGTGCGACTTTGGTCTTAGCCGGCGCGGCTGCCGGGGTGGGACCGCCCGGCAACGCGACACCGACGCCGGTGCTGGAACAATCGGTTGCGGAGATGGCGATTGGCGCGGCCATGGCCGGCGCCCATTGTCGGGAGATCACAAGGGAGGCTTGACCATGAGCGACCACAACCTCGCGCGGGTGCTGCGCAGCATCCGCGGGATGCCCACCTCCGACGGTGCCGGCGTGCGCCTGACCCGGGTGATCGGCACCCCGGCGCTGCCCGATCTGGACCCGTTCCTGATGCTCGACGAGTTCGGCACCGACCGCCCGGAGGACTATATCGCCGGCTTTCCGGAGCACCCGCACCGCGGCTTCGAGACCGTTACCTACATGCTCGACGGACGCATGCGCCATCGCGACAACCACGGCAACGAAGGCCTGCTCACGCCCGGCAGCGTGCAGTGGATGACCGCCGGCCGCGGCCTGGTGCATTCGGAAATGCCCGAGCAGGAATCCGGGCGCATGCGCGGTTTCCAGCTATGGGTGAACCTGCCCGCGCGCGACAAGATGACCGAGCCGAAGTACCAGGAGTTCGCCCCGGACCGCATTCCGCAGGTGGCCCCGGCCGAGGGCGTCACGGTCAAGGTGATCGCCGGGCAGGTGGGCGAGGTGCATGGCCCGATCGTGCAGCCGGCCACCGATCCGCTGTACCTGGACGTGGAACTGGCGCCGGGGCGTGACTGGGCCTACGACCTGCCGGACGGGCACAACGCCTTCGCCTACGTGTTCGAGGGCGGGCTGACCCTGGGCGACGGCGAGGCCGCGCGTGAAGTGGCGCGGCACGAGCTGGCGGTGCTCGGCGGCGGTCGCGGGCTGCGCCTGCGCGCCGGCACCGACGGTGCGCGGCTGATCGTGGTGGCCGGGCGCCCGCTGCGCGAACCGGTGGCGCGCCACGGGCCGTTCGTGATGAACACCCGCGAACAGTTGATGCAGGCCTTCATCGACTACCAGGAAGGCCGCTTCTGAGCGCCGCGCGCGGCCCGGCATGACCGCCGGGACCGCGCCGGCGGGGCGTTACTTGCCGGCGAAGTTGGCGGTCGCGTCGCCGAGGCTGCCGGTCAACTGCTGCAGGCTGGCCAGCTCGGCGGCGTCGCCGGCGTCGATCCAGATCTGCGCGTAGCGGTTGCGGTCGAGCTTGACCGCGGTGATGCGCCGCGTCTCCAGCCCGGGCATGTCGCGCCCGCCCATGTCCAGCCTGTACCAGTACAGTTCCTCGCCGGCGAAACGGCCCTTTTCGGCGCGCAGCGCACGCACCAGGCTCAGCCCCGGGTCGCGCCCGGTCAGCATCACGTTCAGTACCGTGCGGCCATCGCCGGTGGTGGCCTTGCAGACGATGAAATCGCTCTGCGCCTGCTCCTGCCACTGCAGGCCGCTGCCGGACGGCAGCAGCGGGCACTGCCCGGCCTGCTGGGCGGAAACAGCGGCGCTGCCGGCCAGCAGCAGCGCGCAAGCAACGATACGAGCGTGTTTGAGCATGCGTTGTCCCCCGGACGCCGGCCACCGCGGGCGCGGCGGCAATGTTGTCTGTCTGCAATCGGATACACCCGCGGGCGCTGTTGCCCCTGCCCGATGCGCGCGTCCCCGTTGCGCGCCAAGTGTGTTTCCACGGTATTACAAAAACGCCGGGCGCCGCAAACCGGCCGCTGGCCGAAACGACGACGGCCCCGCGCGGGGGCCGTCGCCGGTGCAGGCCGCAGGCGGCGTCAGCGCGTGTCGCTGCCCACCCACTTGTAGGCCAGGCCGCCGATCAGCGCCCCGAGCAGCGGCGCCACCCAGAACAGCCACAGCTGGCCGATCGCGCCGGGCCCGGCGAACACCGCCACGGCGGTGGAGCGCGCCGGGTTCACCGAGGTATTGGTGACCGGGATGCTGATCAGGTGGATCAGGGTCAGCGCCAGGCCGATGGCGATCGGCGCGAAGCCCGCCGGCGCCTTGCCGTGGGTGGCGCCCATGATCACCACCAGGAACATGGCGGTCATCACCACCTCGCACAGGAACGCGGCGGCCACGCCGTAGCCGCCCGGCGACAGGCTGCCGTAGCCGTTGCTGGCGAAGGCGCCGGCCTGGGTGCCGTCAATGGCGAACCCGGCCTGGCCCTGCGCGATCTGCAGCAGGATGAAGGCGGCCAGCAGGCCGCCCAGCACCTGGGCGACTATGTAGGGCACCAGGTCCTTGCCGGCGAAACGGCCCCCGGCCCACAGGCCGAGACTGACCGCCGGATTGAAGTGCGCGCCGGAGACGTGCCCGAACGCATACGCGCCGGTCAGCACGGTCAGGCCGAACGCCAGCGCCACGCCATGGAAACCGATCCCCAGTGGATTGCCGTCACCGCCGAACTTGGCCGCCAGCACCGCGCTGCCGCAGCCGCCCAGCACCAGCCAGAAGGTGCCGAGGAACTCGGCCGCCAGTCGTTTCCCCATGCTCATCGTCCGCTCCCCCGCAATGACCCGGAATGGGCACCGCGAACATACCCAAGAACCGGCGGGGCGGCGTATCCAAAGCGTTAACCCGGCCCTCGGCCTGGCAGCGGGATGAACTCCTTGTCGTCGCCGGGGATGGTGCCGAAGCGGCCTTCGCGCCAGTCGTCCTTGGCCTGTTCGATGCGTTCCTTCGAGCTGGAAACGAAGTTCCACCACAGGTGGCGGGGCCGTCGAGCGGCTCGCCGCCCATCAGCATCGCCTTGAGCGGGGTCATGGCGCGCAGGCGCCCGCGCGCGCCCGGCTCCGGGATCACCAGGTGCTGCACCGGGATGTCCACGCCGTCGAGCTGGGCCTGGCCCTCCAGCACGTAGAGCGCGCGTTCCACGTGCGAGGCGTCCAGGTCGATCTCCGCGCCCGGTTCCAGGTCGATGGCGACATTGAGGGTGTCGGCGAACACCCGCACCGGCGATTCCTCGCCGTAGGCGCGGCCGGCGATCACCCGCAGCCAGGCGCCGTCGCGGTGCTGCTGCGGCAGCTGCGCCGCGCTGAAGTGATGGAACTCAGGCGCGGTTTCCTCGTGTTCCTTGGGCAACGCCACCCAGGTCTGCATGCCATGCAGCGGGTGGTCGTGCGCGCGCTCGGGCGGCGGCGTGCGTTCGGAATGGGCGATGCCGCGGCCGGCGGTCATCCAGTTGACGTCGCCGGGGCGGATGACCTGCTCCGAACCGAGCGTGTCGCGG
Protein-coding regions in this window:
- a CDS encoding carbon starvation protein A, with the protein product MKGFSKAGWALLSLIGAFCLGVVALRRGEHINALWIVAAAVSLYLVAFRYYGLFIANKVLGVDPTRATPAVIHNDGLDYVPTNKHVLFGHHFAAIAGAGPLVGPVLAAQMGYLPGTLWLIAGVVLAGAVQDFMILFISSRRNGRSLGDLVREEMGPVPGTIALFGVFMIMIIILAVLAMIVVKALADSPWGMFTVMATMPIAILMGLYMRYIRPGKIGEISLVGLVLLLAAIWYGGRVAADPVLGPMFTFTGVQITWMLIGYGFVAAVLPVWLLLAPRDYLSTFLKIGTIVGLAIGILIVMPELKMPALTQFTDGSGPVWKGGMFPFLFITIACGAVSGFHALISSGTTPKLLANEGHAAYIGYGGMLMESFVAIMAMVAASIIEPGIYFAMNSPAAVIGTDVANAAQVVSSWGFTISPEQLTATAAEIGENTILSRAGGAPTLAVGIAQILHAVLPGDGMMAFWYHFAILFEALFILTAVDAGTRSGRFMLQDLLGNFVPALRRTDSWVASFIATGGCVALWGYFLYQGVTDPLGGINMLWPLFGIANQMLAGVALMLCAVVLFKAKKEKYAWVPIIPAIWLLVCTTAAGFIKIFSAEPAVGFLAQAHKYRDAIAAGNLLPPSKDFGQMQQVMVNNYINAGLTALFLFVVFAVLVYSVRTIAAARRSPVRTDHETPYVALKPHEVDL
- a CDS encoding aquaporin Z, which encodes MGKRLAAEFLGTFWLVLGGCGSAVLAAKFGGDGNPLGIGFHGVALAFGLTVLTGAYAFGHVSGAHFNPAVSLGLWAGGRFAGKDLVPYIVAQVLGGLLAAFILLQIAQGQAGFAIDGTQAGAFASNGYGSLSPGGYGVAAAFLCEVVMTAMFLVVIMGATHGKAPAGFAPIAIGLALTLIHLISIPVTNTSVNPARSTAVAVFAGPGAIGQLWLFWVAPLLGALIGGLAYKWVGSDTR